The stretch of DNA TCCATGCTTCTCCACGAGGTTCACGACGTATTCCCAGTAGCCGCCGTCCGATACCGGGTACTCGAGCATATGGCTGAGCTCGCGATCCAGAATGTCGCGATCTCGCGATTCGATGATGAATTCAAGAAAGACGTTGGCCTTCTCGAACTTGTCCCAAAAGGCGAGATAGCTCTGCGACAGCTCGAATTCGTCGAGTTTCCACTTCCGGATCGCATTCTGGCGGAGGATATTCATGCCCGCGAACAGCCAGCATCGTCCGGTCTTTTCCTGATCGGTGATTCCCTTGGTGGGAAGCTTGAACGAAAATACATCGTCGCTTCGTGCCGCGACGTCTCGGTTCAAAACCAAATCACGGATGTCGTTGTTGGTGACGGCGTTCATAGCCGCCCGTGTGGGAGCGTCCATAATAATGCCGTTCATGAGGTGGTGGATTTGGCTCTCGGATAATCCTCCGGCGCGATCGGCCGCTGCCGTCGTGGAAACGCCGATCGCCAAGAGGAAAAGCAAAATCGCGAAGCCTGTCTTCAGCATATCCTCTCCATCGGTGGGATTCAAATGAGGGGGAATGATTGGACTGAAGGTACGGATTCCGGAACCGAGATGCTATAGGCTGCTACCGCCACTCGGCTGGAAAGCGATTGGCTTTCGATTGAACAAATGAACACCGTGGATCGTTTGGATGAAAAAAGAAGATCAGACCCAAAGCCTGACCTTCTTGTTATATCATGGTCCGCCGCGATCCGCAGCCGTGCCCGCGCCTATTTCAAAAGGATCATACGCCGGACCATCGAGCGTTCATTGAGCCTGATTTGACAAAGGTAGATGCCCGATGGATGCCCGGAACCGTCCCAAAGAATCGAATAGTCTCCGGCGGCCTGGAAACCGTGAACAACCTCATCGAGCGTTCGTCCCGTCAGGTCGTAGATCGTGACCCGCACTGGTCCCGCTTCGGGCGTACGATAGCGTATTGTTGTCGTCGGATTGAAGGGATTCGGATAGTTCTCCACGATCAGGTAGCGTAGGGGAACCGCCACCTCCGGACCGCGTGCGCCTCCAACGGTAATATCCCCCAGTCCCGTCGTGTCTCCCGGTTGCCGCCAGAACTGCCCGTTGATTTCGTAGACGATAACGCGCAGAAGCGGCGAATACGTGCATTGGATAAGCCCGCCCACAATGTGCAATTGTCCGAAAGTTAGCGGTCGCTGTACTCCATTTCCCGGATCGTATTCCGGCGTGCCGAAATCGAGATACGCCTGAAGGCTGTCATCCATCATGCTGAAAAAATAGGCCACCGTGTCAATCAGCGGTTCCACCTCGCGCTGCAACTCCACGGTTCCGGCGGCTTCAAACCGAATCGGCGCTCGCTCGGCACATCCCAATGTGTAGTGAATTCCACCCTGTTCGCCGCCGTGACTCAGCGAGTCCCTCCAGAATTGTCCATTCAACTGGTGTACGATCACCATCGGCGGATATCCGTAGCTGAACGGCGCTCCCGCTATGGAAATCGTGTCGCCGGCCTCCGGCCGTGGAACGGTATCGCCGGATGGAATGTACCACGGTGATCCGAAGCAGAGATGATAGTCCAGGACGGAGTCGTTTCCCACGTCGAGAAAATACTCCTCGACTCCGCCGCCGGTACTCCATCGCATCACAACCACCCCTCGCGCCGACAGACTGCCGCCGTACTCGCCGACGCCCTCGCCGCTCGATAGTGCCAGCGAAATGTGCGTGGGAATGCGCTCGTTTACCTCGACGATCTCGGTCGCGAAGCCCAAATTCGGGGCGCGTGCCGTTACGGAATACACACCCGTCGGCAGATTATCGAACGAGAACTGACCTTGCGAGGACGTTACTCCATCGCGGGCCAGTCCGGCCACGTCGTCGAGATAATCCAGATGAACCACTGCGCCGCCGATCGTGTCCCGGGTACCGCCCACCTCGTGAGTCACGACACCGATCAACCAGCCGACCTGTGCATTCGCCGACTGCGCACAGAACACCAATAAGACCAGCCCGACTGCCTTGCGGATTGCCTTCATGAGTCTTGATTCCATTCGAAAAACATCATGTTGTGCAGCGCGTGGTGACCGGCACGAAGTCCCCCCGATTTCCGTGCCGGTCACCTGCTGCTTAGTTGGACAAGTTACAGTCGCGGCCCGTTTGCGACAATCACTTGAGTAGCACCAGCTTGCGGACCTGAATATGGCCGCTCGCATCGGTCACGCTCAGAAGATAGAGGCCGGCCGGACCATTCGCCTCCCAAGCAAGCTGATGGTAGCCCGCACCGAGAAATCCGTCCACCAGCGTCGCCACGCGACGACCGAGAACATCGAATACTTCTGCCCGTACAAGCCCGGCCATCGGAACCGCCAGTCGAATTTCCGTCCGTGGATTGAACGGATTCGGATACACCGACTCAATCGCAAATTCCGTGGCCGCGCCGAAAAAAGGATCATCACCACTCAGAGGCGGCACTTCATCTCGATCAAGAGTGAACAGCCACATGTCGTCGGAGTACACATCGTTCCCCACCACGTACCACAGATACTCGACGTGATTGGCCAGCAGATTCATGTCCACCGTGTACTGAGTCGCGTTTCCGGCGTTGAAAGACCGTGGCGGATTCTCTCGAATGCTGTCCATCGGGATAATCCAGAGCGTGAATGTGACCTCGCTTCCGTTGTCATCCAAGGGTTCCCACTCGAACGCAGTCTGCGATCCGGTAAGGATGCTGCCGTCCTCGGGTGCAATGAGCCCGAAGTGGGGCGGCGGTGGCGGTGGATCCCCGATGAAAAACGTCCAAGCCTGCTCCGATCTCTCGACCATCCCGCCGTACCGGGCGTCCACCCACCACACGTATAGTCCGGCAATCGGCAGGTCTCCTTGATTAACCACGCAGGTTGTGTTTCCGTCAGGGAAGAACTGCCGAATCGGATCCGGAACACCTTCCGAATCCGCCGCCACCGTCAACACGTACTCCACTTCGCCGGG from bacterium encodes:
- a CDS encoding T9SS type A sorting domain-containing protein; the protein is MESRLMKAIRKAVGLVLLVFCAQSANAQVGWLIGVVTHEVGGTRDTIGGAVVHLDYLDDVAGLARDGVTSSQGQFSFDNLPTGVYSVTARAPNLGFATEIVEVNERIPTHISLALSSGEGVGEYGGSLSARGVVVMRWSTGGGVEEYFLDVGNDSVLDYHLCFGSPWYIPSGDTVPRPEAGDTISIAGAPFSYGYPPMVIVHQLNGQFWRDSLSHGGEQGGIHYTLGCAERAPIRFEAAGTVELQREVEPLIDTVAYFFSMMDDSLQAYLDFGTPEYDPGNGVQRPLTFGQLHIVGGLIQCTYSPLLRVIVYEINGQFWRQPGDTTGLGDITVGGARGPEVAVPLRYLIVENYPNPFNPTTTIRYRTPEAGPVRVTIYDLTGRTLDEVVHGFQAAGDYSILWDGSGHPSGIYLCQIRLNERSMVRRMILLK
- a CDS encoding T9SS type A sorting domain-containing protein, encoding MIRRALFGFLCLLVVNAAFAQPAMVVRPDEMDFGQIPLGTEATITGMIINVGDEDLTGTIAIAGDGFYWDGPGVFTLQPRDSGFILGVTFVPLEEETYSGELTITSNDPTHPTVAVPLLGVGIESPPPPVGFDLIAPENRAFVDYPITFEWEALDVPGEVEYVLTVAADSEGVPDPIRQFFPDGNTTCVVNQGDLPIAGLYVWWVDARYGGMVERSEQAWTFFIGDPPPPPPHFGLIAPEDGSILTGSQTAFEWEPLDDNGSEVTFTLWIIPMDSIRENPPRSFNAGNATQYTVDMNLLANHVEYLWYVVGNDVYSDDMWLFTLDRDEVPPLSGDDPFFGAATEFAIESVYPNPFNPRTEIRLAVPMAGLVRAEVFDVLGRRVATLVDGFLGAGYHQLAWEANGPAGLYLLSVTDASGHIQVRKLVLLK